The genomic DNA CGTTCATTGAAGGCGAGGGATGTTTGGCCGAGCGTAATTTAGTCTATGGTAATAGTGTTCCTGATGCCGGTTCGTACATTCGTGGCGTGGTTTATGTCCATGTTGATAATGCGACCGTGATCAATAACACGATTGACAATAATTCCCGGGGAGTATTATTGTATCCCCACAGTAATTTAGTTTTTGAGAACAACATTGTGAGCAACAATACTCTTGAGGGTGGAATTGATTTATATAGTAGTAGTTCTGGAGTAACGATAGATTATAATGATGTTTGGAACAACGGCGGGCAGGATTATATTCGTTCTGCTACTCCGGGAACACATGATATTTCAGTTGATCCGATATATTGTGATCGTGGTAATTTTGATTACACTGTGAGCGATCAATCACAGTGTTTACCTGCCAATAATAGTTGGGGAGTATTGATCGGAGCTTTCGAAGCAGGGTGTGAAGGAGAACCACAGGATCCTCAATCATTAATTATTAACGATTTTGAATCATGTATCCCAGCCAACGGAATACTTGAAATTCCTATTTATGTCACAGTTACGGGACCTTTGTGCGCGATGCAAATTCCGCTTGTTTGGGATGGGGAATACACTGTCACGGGATTCAGTTATGATGGTACGCCACTTGAATATTGGGATTATCCTGTAGTAACAGTTAATAATGAAAATAGGACAATCCTTATAGGCGGAGCTGCGGGATTGGGGGCTCCAATTCCGTCCGGGGAAAATATTTACATTGGATCAATTTCATTCGATGTTGGAGATTTGTGCACGCATGATAATAATGTCAATATCACCTTAAATACGACTACAATTGGGCCCGCATCATTATTATTTGTTGATTGTACAGAACCGGTTGCAAATGAATTTATACCATCGGCGTTAATAGAAGTAATAACAATTGATGGATACATGGCCGGGGATGCCAATGGCAATTGTTCGGTAAATGTGGCTGATGCTGTATTTTTAATCAATACTGTATTTAAGCAGGGGCCAATGCCGGTGCCGGAAGATGCCGGAGATGCCAATTGTGATGGTAAAGTAAATGTTGCGGATATAGTCTACTTGATCGGTTTTGTGTTCAGGGGCGGTGATCCACCTTCAAGTCAATGTCATTTAGCTTCAATATCTTTGGGAAGTGATGTTTATTTTGGTGAAAAGTCGGTTGCATTAACCCAGCAATATTATGGTGATAAATCAGTGATTCAAATTGAATCATCAATTGATGTTTACGGTCTTCAATTATCGGTGGAATGTGATCCAAATATCCAATTAGTAAATTTGACACGGAAAACTCAAATTTATTATGGGCGCACCCATGATATTTCACATATAGGTGTATTAGATATTAATGGAATTGGTAAAATACCTTCTGGTAAAATACAGTCTATTCTTGAATTTAATGGAAGGGTGGAGGTTGTTACTGCCGAAGCATCAGACGAATATGGGAATAATTTGGTAGTAGAAATATCTAAATCCCTATCTAATCTACTGCCCACATCATATTCATTGGATCAAAATTACCCTAACCCATTTAACCCGGGAACCGATATAAGATTCTCCTTACCGGAGGCAGGACATGTTCAATTATCCATTTTCAATATAGCCGGTCAAAAAATAAAAACGCTTATTAATGAATACCAGGAAAATGGAACACATACCGTTTATTGGAACGGTAAAGATCAATCCAACAATAATGTATCAAGCGGAATCTATTTATACAAAATACAGGTTAATGATTTTGCGGATACCAAAAAGATGATTTTGTTAAAATAAATCCTTGTAATTCACTCCGGGGATAGGGATTTTATCTTCTATTCCCGTTTTTTTTATATATTCATTTTACCACTTTCAACCGTTTGATTCGAATATTCGGACTTGCTTTATTTTCAAGTATATATATATTATCCAAGATTTTTGGCGAATGACGTTGGAAAGTCCTGAATTTATCTTGATCAATTAAAGGTCCAGAATATTAAAATGCCTAACCCGCCTGAAGTGACATTAGAAAAATATATCGATTCCCCGGAAAACCGAATTATTTTATTGGATTATTATACCCAAGTTTACTCTAAAATTCCTAAAATGGCCAATGAGAACCGTTTTGAATGGCAAACATTTCTAAATCCCCTTGAAGAAAACGAAGAAAGACCTCTTATTTGGCTTTTGCGTTCATGTTCTGGCAAATTGTGTGGTCATAATTCTCTATTAAAATTCGAGCTTCGAATTGATAATCGTAAATATTCAGGATATTGCAGCACAAATCTATTAGTAAATCCGGGAACCGAAGGTAAAGGGCTTGGGCATGTTCTAATTGAAAATAATGAAAAAATGGACGGTGTCGCCTTTGCTGTTGGCATAACAGAAATGGCCTCTCGAGCCTTCCAAAAAAGAGGCTGGGTTCTTATCAATGATTCTTCACAGCAATCTTTGGTTCTTAATCCTATGGCTGTATTCGGCTTTCTAAATAAATCAAAAATGTTGGCATATATTGCCTCTCCATTTATTATCCTAATTAATGCCGCATTTAGAGTATATAAAAAAATCTTTATTCCAAGAAGTATTTCAGACATTTCATTCAGCCAAATAAACGAATTTCTTCCTGATTGGGATAACTATTGGAGAGAATATCTAAAAGATTATGCAATCCACTTTGATAGGAACTCATCATTTCTTAATTACAAATATTTCAAACGGGAAGATATTAAGCATACGGTATATCTTTTTGAGAATCAAAATCGCCCTATTGGTTATATTGTATTCCGAAAATCAGTGAACGTTGATAAAAAAATCGTACTTGGTCGCATCGTTGATTTTGTCTATGACCCAACTATCAGTAAAAAGCTGTTATCATATATGATTAAGATTGCGTCTGATGAATTACGTAAATTGCAAGTAGATTGTATTGTAGGCATAGCTTCATCACCTGCAACTAAAACAGCGTTTTGGCAAAATGGTTTTATATTTAGTCGTATACAACCGGCAATAATTAGGGAAACAGATTTTAAAATAAAGGATTTACGCCAACGTTACTCCCATATTTGGTATATATCACTTGGCGACTCAGATTTGGACAACTACTGGTGAAAAAGCTTAAGGAGAACAATTAGATGAAAACTGTGTATTTTATTATTGGATGTGATACTGACCCGGATCGAACATCTTTTATTTCGGGGGTCACTGACAAACAGCTAAGCTGGATAGGAATGGATGAGGGGATTCATGCGGTTAAGGAGGCAACCAAAGACATACTTGACTCGGAAGGGAAAAGTCCAATTTTTTCCTGGTGCCTTCGCGTCGATGACCAAATAAGACATTATGATGATGATTATGCTTGGGTTTTAAAATCGCATAGAAAACTGTTTGAGGATTTGGAGAAATCGGGAGATGAATTAAGCTGGCATCCTCATTTTTGGAGATATAATAATCAAAAATCCTTTTGGTATCAGGAAACTCAAGATATTGAATGGCAAACAGAAATGCTTCAGATGTCTCATTCAGCCTATCAGGATGTTTTTCCTGATCGACCATTATCGGTAAGAATGGGATGGAATTTCCATAATACAAATTCGATGAAAACACTTTCGAATCTTGGAATAAAGGTTGATTTTTCTGGAGTACCCGGTATGCGTGTTGATCCCTCACCCTTAAAAGTTGATAATATTTATAATTGGTTCGATGCGCCTCCAAATCCTTATTATCCTTCAAATAAGGATTTTCAAACTGCGGGGATTGATAATAATAAAATGGGAATTTTGGAAGTTCCAAATCTTGTAGCCAAATCTATCGCTTGGGGATATATTGCCGGAATAGTATTGGCCAAGAAAATGAAAAACATTAAACCCTTATTTGTTGCTTTGCGAAGGCCAAGATATTGGATTAATATTTCAGCAGAAAGACATTATTTTAAGCCTCTTTTGAATGAGTTCCATAAACATCTCAGAAGGAAAAAAACCACACTGTTGATTTTTAACAACTACTTCCACGCTGATGACATGGTAGAAAATAATTCGGCGATATATTCTTTGAGAGGATTTAAAAACAACTTGAATGATCTTGTAAACGCCGCAAAGGAATCAGGCGCACATATAAAATTTATCAAGGCCTGTGATTCGGCGAATATATTCAATCAAAAGGCTGATAATTGATACTGTTTTCGTAGCATGGGAATCTTGATAATCAGCTAAATCTCCAAGCAAACCATTACCGATCCATTGTTTGATCAATTTGCGGGGATGTTAATTGCCTATTTATGGATAAGTCCCTTAGCACCTGTATTCTGCATTAAGCAGCAGTTCTAAAATAGTCCACTATTGCCAGCCAAAAATCAGAACCTATCCCTCCGACTAACAAGTTGAAGGGTTTTTTGTATGTAGCACTTACACTTCGGCCATCTAGAATGCAGTTCGAATATAGCAAATCGGCTAATTCCCGTTTATCATGATTATTCCGGCTATCCCAAAGTATCGGAAAGTTATTGCCATTAGTCAAAGTGTCTCCCAATATTTAGAACCCACCAGTCCACTTTGTCTGTCGACGTACAATCCAATCACCCATTTCTTATTTTGAATTCATTGAAATAGTCTTCGATTTCCCCTGCAAAGGAACCAGGAAGCTGACTCGAAATGAACTTTCTGAAATTATTGTAGATATGATTGGAAAGGAGTGAGAAGGAGTGATTCGTTTTAGTGCCCTTACGGATTTGTCTAAATATCGCCCGTAATTCTCCCTTAAGCTCAGCCATTTTCAAAACTTCTTCTTTTTCTTTATCTTCATAATATGAAAAGATTGCAGACTTTATGCCTGTCAAACTTTTGACAAAGTCAGTCGACACCTTTTTTAGTTGTTCGATGTTGTTTTTCCTTCATTATTATAAACAGTCAATATTATAATTCAGATAATTTAAGGAGTATAATGTTTCAACGGCAGGAATCGTCTCGGAGCCGGCTCGAATGAGTATGTTTCCGATCCCAGGCTATGCGGTAGATGCCGGATGCTATCCGAATGCACCGAGTCACGGAATCATGTTCGAGTCATCACCGGTCATGTCTGGCAGAGATATCGGGAACAGGTACGGAAAACACCATTGGGTAAATATCTTCGTCAGAAGCGTCAGGAGACGGTGAAGCGATCATTTGCCGATGCTAAGGAGTTGCATGGTCTGCGGAATGCTCGTTATCGCGGGTTGAAGAATGTCACCGAGCAAAGTTTGATGACGGCGATTGCGATGAACATCGAGAAGATGGCTCGCCATCTTTCTTATTGTATCATTTATTGGTTGAAAAAGCGCTTCCTGTTGGCAAATAATCATCGAAAAAATTCGATTCTCGGCAATTTAAGAAAAAACTCACGAAGATAGATCAAAATTGTCATAAATACAAAAGGCAGTTCAAAAAAACTGCCCTTTGTCATTAGTCTGACCCGCCTTTGAAGGCGGGTTTTACAAATCATGAATCACCGGGGTCAGGCGGTACGATTTGAACGGGCGGTGTATTTTGAGTCGCTGGTGGCGGGGGCGCCAGTCTTTGCTGATCCATAAAAGACTGGGCCCTTCGTAAAATATCATTCGCATAGGGATCATCATCATGATATTGACTGTACTCCTGTGCCAATCTTACTAAATCTCCACCTCGCCCCTCAATCCCATAAAGCGATAAAAGCGCTCGGAAAGTATGGCTCTTATCACGATTCAATTCCCAGGCGTTATTAAGATACTCTTCGGCTCTTCTATTATCACCAAGCGTTAAATACATTGTGCCCAAGTACTGATGGAAAAAAACATTGGTCGGATTATTATTAAGAAACCCATGCAAATATTGTTTCATTTCAATCTCTATTTCCATGGCTCGGAGAGTATCTCCATTTTCGCGGGCCCGTTGAGCCTGAGTCAGGCGTGAACGCCAATAGGAAGGAATCGCTTCACAAATTTTTTCCAGAACTGTATCGGCTTTTTCAGTTTTGCCATTTTCCATAAGATATGAGTGATAATCGAGCATTTTTTCGGGGAAAGCTAAAGAAATGCCCGCGATATTTTCACTCTGAGCAATCAGCGTATCGCTGAGATTATCGTACTTATACACTTCAAAAAACAGGCTATCCGTTCTATCTTCACGATATGCCAACCTGGTTTCATCGGTGGATAAAGTCAAAATAATGCCGTCACGATATAATCTATCCATTAATTTCAGTGGTGTATTCCTAACTTCGCCTGCCGCGGAAGTAAAGTGAATCGGATACTTCCATCGATTCGTCAGGATAATATCTTCCAGCATAATCTGGGCAACTTTCAAAGTTTTCTCTTCATAATAGGTAGGCACTAAAAGAGCGGTCCGTTTACGGACACGATCATAAAATGGTTTCTGAGGCCGAGTTATTTCCTGACCGTTGGGAGCAATATCCACCTCCCAGAGGATCTGATCATCCTTCATTGATATCGGAACATCAGGAAGGATACCAACAGATACCGGTTCCACTTCCCGTCCTTCAAGCATAATTTTCCCGTCTTTCCAGGGAATAGCAGCGGGATCGAATCCGGCGTTTATCGCCGAAAGTGAATCAAGGTGTTTCATCTGCCAGATATACCAGTCGGTATTCAAAAGCGAGAAATTTATGACCCTGACATCCTTACGAATGCCATAAATCTCCTGAATGCACCAGACCGGGAAAGTATCATTATCACCCGCCGTAAACAATATGGAGTTTTTTTCGCATGAATTTAATATGTTCCAGGCATAATTATAAGCCATGCGATTTTTAGACCTGTCATTGTTGAAATAACTCGCCTGAGCCGGAATAATCGGAGTCAAAACCAAAATTAATGAAGTATAAACAGCCATCCTGTTTATATTCTTGCCCATTTTGACGGTTGCTTTTCGTATCAACTCCATAATTCCGGCCATACCCAGTCCGATGGCCATACCGAACAGAACAAATGCCGGAGTAAAGAAATAATATCTATCTCGGACTTCCTGATAAGCGTCTCCCGTATATTTATTAAAGTGTGTCCCGTCGGCAAAATTCATATACAAGACTAATCCCACCGATCCAACGAGCACAAGGGTGATAAATATATACCCCCAATCAGGATATTTATAGGCCATCATTCCCAGGCCAAATATTCCAATCACAAGAAACACTGGAAATAATTTCTCACTGGAATACTGCTCTTTAAAAAACCGCAGAAAACCCATCCGTGCATGGTCTCCAAATTGATTCGACAATTCCCCCCGACGTACGAACATCCTTTCAGTCATGGAAGTGGATCCGTATTGCTTACGGTCAAGGAAATTAACGAACGTCCGGAAATCACGGGAAGGGGTGTTTTCGTCTATAATCGGGTGCATGCTTGAACGAATCGGTATATAGACATGAACCGAATATCCGATAATCGCAAAGAGAATAATTAAAAATGACAACCGCCACAATTTATCTCTTTTCACAAACCATACAAAAAAGCTGATGACAAGCCAACCCAGAACCGAAAACATAAATGGATAAAAACCAACCATAATCGGCGAAATGGCTCCAAAAGCCAGAAAAATCGGCCAATTGACTTTATTTCTCATATATATTGCCAAACCGACAAATTGAAGTCCCGCCAGGATCAGAAAGATTTTGTATCTCGCCTCCCCGATGTTAACGTCAGGAGTAGGTATTGAGGTGTCGGCCAAAATTAGAATCAATATCAGTTGGATGATAAAAAACCCGGAAATAAGAGCCCAGTCGATTTTTGTCGCTGTCCTCTTAAGGCCAAAAATTATCGTCACAATCGGAACAATCAGGAATACCGTCAGGTGAATCCCCAGAGAAATGGTTGCCAGGAAAGCAGTCAGAAGAATAATCCTTTGACCCGTATTGCTAAAACGATGGTTAAACCATTTGAGACTCAGCCATAACATAGCCAGCATAATAAGTATTGCCATGCTTCGTGGTTCGGTTTCAACGGAATTATTCCAGTTAGCCCGGCTAAAAGCGACAAATAAAGAACCAATAAAACCAGAAGCGTAAGCGATTATACGGCCAATTTTATAATTTTCAGTGTTTACATACCAGCTCGAGACCAGACGAACCGTAATCAGGTAAGCAAATAGCGCCGAAAAAGTAGAGGATATGGCCGACATCATATTTATGCGGAAGGCTACATCGGAGGCGATGGGCAACAGGTCAAAAAAACGCCCGACCAGCATAAACATGGGAGTGCCCGGGGGATGGGGATTGCCCAAAATATGCGAACTGGCGATAAATTCCCCGCAATCCCAATAACTCAATGTCTGAGCCACCGTTAGACGATAGATTATAAAGGTAATGATTGTGACAATTGCCGCAATTACGGCGTTGATTCTATCGAATTTCTTTTCCTGACCAAACAACGATGGCTCCACTCTGGCCTCCTAAAGATAATTTTCCTATCCGTCGATAACAATTATACAGATAAAGCCGGTGATTTCTCCACCCGCAAGACCATAATATACATTTTCGCCGGTTGGATACAAGATATTTTAGGGTAGAAGCTATTTAAATAATTTCGTGATTTGGAGGATGCTCATGTTACTATGGAGCGCGATTCTGTTTGTTTTAGGCATAACCGCCTTTCTGGACGCTCTTTTTAATTACGGTGAAATATTCCGTCAAATAAATTCGGTGCTGTTTCTCCTGGTTTCATTGGCCATTTTGGTTCGGACCACGACCAAAAAGAAAATGGCCAGGATGGAACATTACGCCCAAAAAGTAGAGGATCTTGAGCAAAGAATCATTAATTTGACACGCCCCAAAGACACATCCGTTTTAAAATAATTATTTGCGGCAAGTTTATTCTTCAGAGATAAATTATTAAATTCGGCCAACGTCTTCGGCATCACGCCGAAGGATTTCCCTGATCGGGGCGCTAAACGGGTAATTGGAATAATCCCGCAGTAGGTTTTTATAAATTTCCAGGGATTCATCTCGACGCTCAGGATTTTCAAAATATATGTCTGCCTTTAGCTTTAATCCATAAGGCAAAAAATAAGATTCCGGATATTGAGCTTCAAGACTATCAACCGCGGTCACGGCGTCGGCCGATAGCTTTTGCCCGACATATAAGTTGGCAAGTTTCAAATATGACACTGGTGATAAAGCCGGTATCCCAATGCGGCAAATCTTATTCAAATAAAATTCCAGGGAATCTTCCTGATTGATATAATCAAAATACTCCGCGGCGCAATAAAGATCAATCTGTCCCGACGCGGAACCGATAGCTTCACTCAAAACAAGAGAGTAGTTAATCGCGTCATTGACATAAAACCCTCTGGGGTAGCGGCTCAGAATTTGCCTGAAAGAATCCCGGGTTGACATATACTCATTGGAAAACAATTGTATTAAGGCTTTTATGTAATCTGTTTTTTCTTTGAAACTATCATTCAATTCAAAGGTTAATAATAGAGTACAGCATGCCATCGCCGAATCGAGCTGGTTTTCTCTTATAAGAAGATTTATTAACTCGAAGCGAGCCTGTATATCATATCGCGATCTCGGCGCCGTTGAAATTACCTCATCAAGAAAATTCCTGGCCTGATCCAAATCGTCCAGATAATCTTTGTACATAACACCAATTCTCAACCTCGCCTCAGCCTTATGAGACACCCAAACGAATTTTTCCTCAATCGAATGATAAATCTCAAGAGCCTTGTCGTATTCCCCTGTCGCCGTATAGGATTCGGCCATTAAGAATTGCGCGTTGCCGATTATGGGCGAAATATCATAAAAAACGGTTAATACTTCACCGGCCAAAATAGTCTGTTTATATTCGCCGCTTTTGTTGCACCGTTTCATAAAATATAAAATATCATTCCCACCTTTATTGCGCAGACTGTCTATTTCGACATAAAACTCCCGAGCTTCATCGAATCGTCCCTGATCCATGAGAAGCTGTCCGTACGCGTTAACAAGTCTGAAATTCTCATAATGACTCTGAATCTGCCGGGATAAAATCGCCATGACGGTATCGGCCGATTCCGGATAGCGGATCATCGAAACAAGTTTGGCCTCAGCCTCGGCCGCCGCCACCGAATCTTTTTCCATGTGCGTCAAATACTCGTAAGTGGCCAGATCAAAATCGCCATTGGCAGTCAGAGCATCACCCATAAAACTGGCCAGTAGAACGGAATTATTCTTAAGGATTCTTACCGAATCGATGAATTCAACGACATAATCATAATAGCCCAAACGCTGATAATTCTGGGCAATCGATACGAGAACCGGCAGGCGATCCAATGCCATCGTAGCACTTTCAAAGAAATAATACCGTGCCGAATCAAGGTCTCCGATTAGCAAATGCGCGTCACCGGCGTTGTGCATCAGCATAAAATTAACAGGCTCCGATTGAATCCTCAGCCTCATCAACGCGACTAATTTACCGTAATTTTTGCCTTTTTTATAGCATTGAGCCAGCAACGATTTTAGTATGAGATCATCGGAACTTCTATTCAATTCATTTTCGGCCAAAGCGCTCGCCATTTCATATTGACCCATCGCCATCAAACGCCTGACGCGGTCAACCGTGGCGCTATTCAAGTTATCCTTTTTTAACGGGGATTGATCATTATCCTGACGAGGCGAAACGGCCTCATCCCTTTGAGCCATTACCGAAACCGCATTGAATGATAGCCAAACGATAAAAAATATTCCCAATAGCTTATTTGTTTTCATCAGCCTGATGTCTCATACCGGAGAGAGCTTTGAAATATGCCTTAATTTGCTGTTCATATTGCCGCGGATATCCCTCTTTCAAATATTGATTGAGTCTATCCTGTAGAGTTTCCGGTCCTACCATATTGTCATCATCGAGCGCTCCCGGAGAGGCTCTTAGTATATCCTTCCCGATCACCGATTGTCTTTCTTTGGTAAAATCACGCCGGTTTAATGATTTTTGTACATCGAGCATTCGCGAATAAACCCGCAATTGCCGATCAACTAATTCCTGCCCGGCCTGGCCTTCCTCGAGTAATCCTTCGATCTCTTTAATCTCATCAGAAAGAGCGTCAAGACGGCCCAATATATCCCGTCTATTTCCAAATTCTTTCTGGAGTTCTTCCAACGATTTGCGAACGGTTCCCTGTTCCCCCGCCAGCCGTTTCAAAGCCTGGCGAGTTGCGTTGGGATTTTTTCCGGGATTATTGCATTCCTGCTGTGTCTGTTGATTAATCTCGTTTTGTTTTTGACACATAGATTGCATTTTCTGATTATTCTTATTGCATGATCCGCCTTTATTGCAATCATTCTGTTCCTCAAGGCCGTCAAGCAACTTAACCGACGCTCGATTGAGATTATACATCGCCTCCTGCTGGCTATCGTATGCGGCGGAGGTGCGCCGCTCACCAAGATTATCGCAGGAAGATTGCATATTCTGCCGGCTTTGCTCAAGAAATGACCGCGTCTCGGCCGCTAAAAACGGTGATTTTTTGCTTAGTTCATTAACTCTTTGTATTAAAGAATTCACCGATTCCCGCAGCGTCATCTGTTCCGCAGCCATTTTTCTCAGATAATCAGTTTGGGCTGAGCCGTTTTTTATAGCCTCATAAATATCTTCCTGCTTCTGTGACAAATAATTGGCGTCATTAATTGCGTTGAGCATTTCCTGGGCCAATTTACGGCCCTCTTCATCCGCGAAAGCGGCCATAGTCTCCTGTAGTTTGCCCACCAAACCGCTCAATTTTCGAGACGCCTCTTCACCATGCGGTTTCGCCTGGTTCGCGTTTTTATTATTTAGTTCCTGCTCCATCTGATTCATATCCGAACCGGCCTGATTATCCTTAACCGCGTCGGCAAAACTATTTTGCAATTCCGCATTCTGCAGTTCCGATTTCTCAATTAAATCTTTTAATTTATCAGCCTCATTCTTGAGCGCCTCCATTTGCTTCTGGAGCTTATCTTCTCTTCGGGACAGTCGCGGATATTCATCGTCCGATTTCAACTGCTGCGTTTCGACATTAACGCGATTCTGCTCCAAAAGCATTTCTTCGGCCATCTTAAGCATAGCCGCCATCTTCTGTTCAATCTGCATCCTCTTCAAAAGCTCCACCGAGCGTTCCAGTCTTTTGAGCATCTCTTCCTGAGAAACCTGAAATTCCTTCATCGCCTGTTCTATCTCTTCCGGACTCATATTCTTCAGGGCTTCGGCGAGTTTGCGCATCGCTTCTTTCATTTCGGGCGTGGCGATTTCATTAAACAATTTCTGCAGCTCCATCATTTTTTGCATAATTTGTTCAGACAGAAGATTGTTTTGCTCCATTTGTTTTATCGATTCTTCCATATGCTCGGCCATCTTCTCGATATTCTCCGCGGTGAGATTCTGCTGCTTGACCATGTTTTCCAATTCCCTGGATTTCTTCCAGTCAATCTTTTTGGCCGATTTCATCTCACGCGCCAACTCTTTTAACTGGTCAGCCATCTTACGCTGTTCCTGCAGTATTTTTTCCGCCTTAAAAATACGGGTTTCCTGCTGGGCGTCAGTTTCCGCGATTATTTCGTCAATGGAGGGCAACCGAGCCGCGTAAACCCGAGTGCTGGTTGTCTTGGGTCCTGAAATGACATCGTTATCGGATATCTCGAAGTGATATAGAATTAAATCTGACGGCAGCAAATTGAAGCGGTCAACATCCCAGTTAAAGGTAACCTCGCCCTCGGTCGAAATATCATCCGAAAAATTAATCACCGCGACATTTTCTTCCCCTTGCCGGCCGCCTGTAATTATTTGATATTTCATAACCAGCGAGCCGAAGCCGAAATCATCGGATATATAAAGGTCGAAGGGAATCATCATCCGATCGTCGAAATTTATATCATATGCGGGATAGTTGACTTTTATATAAGGATACTCATCCGGAATCGCCGTCACCATATATTCAATCGGATCCGGATTAGTCTCGCCATTTTTGTCATAAAGGCGAAGATGGTAAGAAAAATCATTTTGAATGATGAAGTTTATTTTGCCGATAGATTTTTCAAAATCAATCGGCAATTTGACCGAATCATCCCTGATAAGATACCCTGATTCAATATTGCGGTTTGCCTCGATTTCAAGATATGAGCGACTGCCTACTAAAGCCGCGAACGAACCGTTATTCTCATCGGCGATTAAATCCGCCAGCCCGGTATAACGGGGTGAGCGTATTGTTAGCTTAAGGTTTGATACCCGGGGTTTTT from Candidatus Zixiibacteriota bacterium includes the following:
- a CDS encoding right-handed parallel beta-helix repeat-containing protein, which produces MAERNLVYGNSVPDAGSYIRGVVYVHVDNATVINNTIDNNSRGVLLYPHSNLVFENNIVSNNTLEGGIDLYSSSSGVTIDYNDVWNNGGQDYIRSATPGTHDISVDPIYCDRGNFDYTVSDQSQCLPANNSWGVLIGAFEAGCEGEPQDPQSLIINDFESCIPANGILEIPIYVTVTGPLCAMQIPLVWDGEYTVTGFSYDGTPLEYWDYPVVTVNNENRTILIGGAAGLGAPIPSGENIYIGSISFDVGDLCTHDNNVNITLNTTTIGPASLLFVDCTEPVANEFIPSALIEVITIDGYMAGDANGNCSVNVADAVFLINTVFKQGPMPVPEDAGDANCDGKVNVADIVYLIGFVFRGGDPPSSQCHLASISLGSDVYFGEKSVALTQQYYGDKSVIQIESSIDVYGLQLSVECDPNIQLVNLTRKTQIYYGRTHDISHIGVLDINGIGKIPSGKIQSILEFNGRVEVVTAEASDEYGNNLVVEISKSLSNLLPTSYSLDQNYPNPFNPGTDIRFSLPEAGHVQLSIFNIAGQKIKTLINEYQENGTHTVYWNGKDQSNNNVSSGIYLYKIQVNDFADTKKMILLK
- a CDS encoding tetratricopeptide repeat protein gives rise to the protein MKTNKLLGIFFIVWLSFNAVSVMAQRDEAVSPRQDNDQSPLKKDNLNSATVDRVRRLMAMGQYEMASALAENELNRSSDDLILKSLLAQCYKKGKNYGKLVALMRLRIQSEPVNFMLMHNAGDAHLLIGDLDSARYYFFESATMALDRLPVLVSIAQNYQRLGYYDYVVEFIDSVRILKNNSVLLASFMGDALTANGDFDLATYEYLTHMEKDSVAAAEAEAKLVSMIRYPESADTVMAILSRQIQSHYENFRLVNAYGQLLMDQGRFDEAREFYVEIDSLRNKGGNDILYFMKRCNKSGEYKQTILAGEVLTVFYDISPIIGNAQFLMAESYTATGEYDKALEIYHSIEEKFVWVSHKAEARLRIGVMYKDYLDDLDQARNFLDEVISTAPRSRYDIQARFELINLLIRENQLDSAMACCTLLLTFELNDSFKEKTDYIKALIQLFSNEYMSTRDSFRQILSRYPRGFYVNDAINYSLVLSEAIGSASGQIDLYCAAEYFDYINQEDSLEFYLNKICRIGIPALSPVSYLKLANLYVGQKLSADAVTAVDSLEAQYPESYFLPYGLKLKADIYFENPERRDESLEIYKNLLRDYSNYPFSAPIREILRRDAEDVGRI
- a CDS encoding DUF2723 domain-containing protein: MEPSLFGQEKKFDRINAVIAAIVTIITFIIYRLTVAQTLSYWDCGEFIASSHILGNPHPPGTPMFMLVGRFFDLLPIASDVAFRINMMSAISSTFSALFAYLITVRLVSSWYVNTENYKIGRIIAYASGFIGSLFVAFSRANWNNSVETEPRSMAILIMLAMLWLSLKWFNHRFSNTGQRIILLTAFLATISLGIHLTVFLIVPIVTIIFGLKRTATKIDWALISGFFIIQLILILILADTSIPTPDVNIGEARYKIFLILAGLQFVGLAIYMRNKVNWPIFLAFGAISPIMVGFYPFMFSVLGWLVISFFVWFVKRDKLWRLSFLIILFAIIGYSVHVYIPIRSSMHPIIDENTPSRDFRTFVNFLDRKQYGSTSMTERMFVRRGELSNQFGDHARMGFLRFFKEQYSSEKLFPVFLVIGIFGLGMMAYKYPDWGYIFITLVLVGSVGLVLYMNFADGTHFNKYTGDAYQEVRDRYYFFTPAFVLFGMAIGLGMAGIMELIRKATVKMGKNINRMAVYTSLILVLTPIIPAQASYFNNDRSKNRMAYNYAWNILNSCEKNSILFTAGDNDTFPVWCIQEIYGIRKDVRVINFSLLNTDWYIWQMKHLDSLSAINAGFDPAAIPWKDGKIMLEGREVEPVSVGILPDVPISMKDDQILWEVDIAPNGQEITRPQKPFYDRVRKRTALLVPTYYEEKTLKVAQIMLEDIILTNRWKYPIHFTSAAGEVRNTPLKLMDRLYRDGIILTLSTDETRLAYREDRTDSLFFEVYKYDNLSDTLIAQSENIAGISLAFPEKMLDYHSYLMENGKTEKADTVLEKICEAIPSYWRSRLTQAQRARENGDTLRAMEIEIEMKQYLHGFLNNNPTNVFFHQYLGTMYLTLGDNRRAEEYLNNAWELNRDKSHTFRALLSLYGIEGRGGDLVRLAQEYSQYHDDDPYANDILRRAQSFMDQQRLAPPPPATQNTPPVQIVPPDPGDS